One segment of Patulibacter sp. SYSU D01012 DNA contains the following:
- the msrB gene encoding peptide-methionine (R)-S-oxide reductase MsrB, whose protein sequence is MSDPLQHQNPEPAVGVKTDADWQQDLTPEQYAVLRQCGTEPPFSGKYWNTKDDGTYCCAACGAELFSSDTKFDSGTGWPSFTDPVVANAVELHEDRSYGMVRIECKCASCGGHLGHVFPDGPGPGGQRWCINSASLDLKPAQG, encoded by the coding sequence GTGTCCGACCCCCTCCAGCACCAGAACCCCGAGCCCGCCGTCGGCGTGAAGACCGACGCGGACTGGCAGCAGGACCTGACCCCCGAGCAGTACGCCGTCCTGCGGCAGTGCGGCACGGAGCCGCCCTTCTCCGGCAAGTACTGGAACACGAAGGACGACGGCACGTACTGCTGCGCGGCCTGCGGGGCCGAGCTGTTCTCGAGCGACACGAAGTTCGACTCGGGCACCGGCTGGCCCAGCTTCACCGACCCCGTCGTGGCGAACGCCGTCGAGCTGCACGAGGACCGCTCGTACGGGATGGTCCGCATCGAGTGCAAGTGCGCGAGCTGCGGCGGCCACCTGGGCCACGTCTTCCCGGACGGCCCGGGTCCCGGCGGCCAGCGCTGGTGCATCAACTCCGCGTCGCTCGACCTGAAGCCCGCCCAGGGCTGA